One Bacillus amyloliquefaciens DSM 7 = ATCC 23350 DNA window includes the following coding sequences:
- a CDS encoding assimilatory sulfite reductase (NADPH) flavoprotein subunit, translating to MQLQVMNSPFNQEQAELLNRLLPTLTESQKIWLSGYLAAARPESGEAAAPAPQAAAESPAVSKEVTVLYGSQTGNAEGLAKQTVKTLEERGFQVTVASMNDFKPNNLKKINNLLILVSTHGEGDPPDNALAFHEFLHGRRAPKLEALRFSVLALGDSSYEFFCQTGKEFDERLKELGGTQLAPRVDCDLDYDEPFSEWLDAVIGGLNEGAGNQTAEAPAETPALGESVYSRTNPFRAEVLENINLNGRGSNKETRHLELSLEGSGLAYQPGDSLGIYPENDPALVDELINELKWDPKQEVAVNKQGETRPLKDALTSHFEITVLTKPLLQKAAQFTTDKKLSELLAEGNEEQVKAYINGRDLLDLVRDFGPWEASAEDFLSILRKMPARLYSIASSLEANPEEVHLTIGAVRYDAHGRERKGVCSILCAERLQPGDTLPVYIQHNQNFKLPENPDTPIIMVGPGTGIAPFRSFMQEREETGAEGKTWLFFGDQHFVTDFLYQTEWQKWLQNGVLTKMDVAFSRDSEEKVYVQHRMKEQSKELYEWLQQGAAVYICGDEQHMAHDVHQALLDIIQEEGGMSREKAESFLADMQQKKRYQRDVY from the coding sequence TTGCAACTTCAGGTCATGAACAGTCCGTTTAATCAGGAGCAGGCAGAGCTCCTTAACCGCCTTCTGCCGACCTTGACAGAATCACAGAAAATCTGGCTGAGCGGTTACTTGGCTGCGGCCCGGCCCGAGTCCGGTGAAGCAGCCGCACCCGCTCCCCAGGCTGCGGCAGAAAGCCCGGCAGTCTCGAAAGAAGTGACCGTATTATACGGATCGCAAACGGGAAATGCGGAAGGTCTTGCGAAACAGACGGTAAAGACGCTTGAGGAACGGGGATTCCAAGTCACCGTCGCGTCGATGAACGATTTTAAGCCGAATAATCTGAAAAAAATAAACAATTTACTGATCTTGGTGAGCACGCACGGAGAGGGCGATCCGCCGGATAACGCGCTGGCTTTTCATGAATTTCTTCACGGCAGACGCGCGCCGAAGCTTGAAGCGCTCCGTTTTTCCGTTTTGGCGCTCGGGGACAGCTCGTATGAATTTTTCTGCCAGACCGGCAAAGAGTTTGACGAGCGTCTTAAAGAGCTCGGCGGCACGCAGCTTGCGCCCCGGGTTGATTGCGATCTTGATTATGATGAACCGTTTTCAGAATGGCTTGATGCGGTTATCGGCGGCCTGAACGAAGGTGCGGGAAACCAAACAGCCGAAGCGCCTGCCGAGACGCCTGCTCTCGGTGAATCCGTTTATTCCAGAACGAACCCGTTTCGGGCGGAGGTTCTTGAGAACATCAATCTGAACGGGCGCGGTTCGAATAAAGAAACACGCCATCTGGAGCTTTCGCTTGAAGGTTCCGGTCTCGCGTATCAGCCCGGGGACAGCCTCGGCATCTATCCGGAAAATGATCCGGCGCTCGTGGATGAGCTGATCAATGAGCTGAAATGGGACCCAAAACAGGAAGTGGCGGTGAATAAGCAAGGAGAGACCCGTCCGCTGAAAGACGCGCTCACTTCTCATTTTGAAATTACAGTGTTAACAAAACCGCTCTTGCAAAAGGCCGCACAGTTTACGACTGACAAAAAGCTGAGTGAACTTCTGGCCGAAGGAAATGAAGAGCAGGTGAAAGCATACATCAACGGCCGTGACCTGCTTGATCTCGTCCGGGATTTCGGTCCGTGGGAAGCGTCCGCGGAAGACTTTCTTTCCATCCTGCGTAAAATGCCGGCCCGGCTCTATTCGATCGCAAGCAGTTTAGAAGCGAATCCGGAAGAAGTGCATCTGACAATCGGAGCGGTCAGATATGACGCGCACGGCAGAGAACGAAAAGGCGTCTGCAGCATTCTGTGTGCGGAAAGACTCCAGCCGGGAGATACGCTTCCGGTTTACATTCAGCACAACCAAAACTTCAAGCTGCCGGAAAACCCGGATACACCGATTATTATGGTCGGGCCGGGGACAGGCATCGCGCCGTTCCGTTCCTTTATGCAGGAACGTGAAGAAACCGGTGCTGAAGGGAAAACATGGCTGTTTTTCGGAGATCAGCACTTTGTCACTGATTTTCTGTATCAGACGGAATGGCAAAAATGGCTGCAAAACGGTGTACTTACAAAAATGGACGTCGCTTTTTCCCGGGATTCGGAGGAAAAAGTATATGTGCAGCACCGTATGAAAGAACAAAGCAAAGAGCTGTATGAATGGCTGCAGCAGGGAGCCGCCGTATACATCTGCGGTGATGAACAGCATATGGCGCATGACGTGCACCAGGCGCTTCTCGATATCATTCAGGAAGAAGGCGGCATGAGCCGTGAAAAAGCGGAAAGCTTCCTGGCAGACATGCAGCAGAAAAAACGCTATCAGCGTGACGTATATTGA
- the cysI gene encoding assimilatory sulfite reductase (NADPH) hemoprotein subunit, whose amino-acid sequence MVNNILKAPEGPPSDVEEIKEKSDYLRGTLKEVMLDRISAGIPDDDNRLMKHHGSYLQDDRDLRNERQKQKLEPAYQFMLRVRMPGGVSTPEQWLVMDELAQKYGNNTLKLTTRETFQMHGILKWNMKKTIQKINEALLDTIAACGDVNRNVMCASNPYQSEIHAEVYEWSKKLSDDLLPRTRAYHEIWLDEERVAGTPDTETEPMYGPLYLPRKFKIGIAVPPSNDIDVFSQDLGFIAIVEEGRLIGFNVAIGGGMGMTHGDTATYPQLSKVIGFCKPEQLYDVAEKTITIQRDYGNRSVRKNARFKYTVDRLGLENVKAELENRLGWQLDEAKPYHFDHNGDRYGWVKGVKGTWHFTMFIEGGRVTDYEDYKLMTGLREIAKVHTGDFRLTSNQNLIIGNVTSEKKKQISALIEQYGLTDGRQHSALRRSSMACVALPTCGLAMAEAERYLPKLIDKIEAIVDENGLRDEEITIRMTGCPNGCARHALGEIGFIGKAPGKYNMYLGAAFDGSRLSKMYRENIGEEEILSELRTILPRYAKEREEGEHFGDFVIRAGIIKATTDGTNFHE is encoded by the coding sequence ATGGTGAACAACATTTTAAAAGCGCCGGAAGGCCCTCCAAGTGATGTTGAGGAAATTAAAGAAAAAAGTGATTATTTGCGCGGCACATTGAAAGAAGTCATGCTTGACCGGATTTCAGCCGGCATCCCGGACGATGACAACCGGCTGATGAAGCATCACGGCAGCTACCTGCAGGATGACCGCGATCTCCGCAATGAACGTCAGAAACAAAAGCTTGAACCGGCTTATCAATTCATGCTGCGCGTCCGGATGCCAGGCGGCGTGTCAACTCCGGAGCAATGGCTTGTCATGGATGAACTGGCGCAAAAATACGGAAACAATACATTAAAGCTGACAACGCGCGAAACGTTCCAAATGCACGGAATTTTAAAATGGAACATGAAAAAAACGATTCAGAAAATCAATGAGGCGCTGCTTGATACCATTGCGGCCTGCGGAGATGTCAACCGAAACGTCATGTGCGCTTCAAATCCGTATCAGTCTGAAATCCATGCGGAAGTGTACGAATGGTCGAAAAAACTGAGTGATGACCTTCTTCCGCGCACGAGAGCCTATCATGAAATCTGGCTTGATGAGGAACGTGTGGCGGGCACTCCTGATACGGAAACGGAACCGATGTACGGGCCGCTGTATTTGCCGCGGAAATTCAAAATCGGAATCGCCGTGCCTCCGTCCAATGATATCGATGTCTTTTCTCAAGATCTCGGCTTCATTGCGATTGTAGAAGAAGGCAGACTTATCGGATTCAACGTGGCGATCGGCGGCGGTATGGGAATGACGCACGGTGATACGGCCACTTATCCGCAGCTTTCAAAAGTCATCGGCTTCTGCAAACCGGAGCAGCTGTATGATGTAGCGGAAAAAACCATTACGATTCAGCGTGATTACGGAAATCGTTCCGTCAGAAAGAATGCCAGATTTAAATATACTGTTGACCGTCTCGGTCTGGAAAATGTAAAAGCCGAGCTGGAAAACCGCCTCGGCTGGCAGCTGGATGAGGCGAAACCTTATCATTTTGACCATAACGGCGACCGTTACGGATGGGTGAAAGGCGTAAAAGGAACATGGCATTTTACGATGTTCATCGAAGGCGGCCGTGTCACGGACTATGAGGATTATAAGCTGATGACGGGATTACGTGAAATCGCCAAAGTCCATACGGGAGATTTCCGTCTCACCTCTAATCAAAACCTGATTATCGGCAATGTGACGAGCGAGAAAAAGAAACAAATCAGCGCATTAATCGAACAATACGGTCTGACAGACGGCCGGCAGCATTCCGCCCTGCGCCGCAGTTCAATGGCTTGCGTCGCGCTTCCGACATGCGGGCTCGCGATGGCCGAAGCGGAGCGGTATCTGCCAAAGCTGATTGATAAAATTGAAGCCATTGTTGACGAAAACGGTCTGCGGGATGAAGAGATCACCATCCGTATGACTGGCTGCCCGAATGGCTGCGCCCGCCATGCGCTCGGTGAAATCGGATTTATCGGAAAAGCGCCGGGAAAATATAATATGTATTTAGGAGCTGCATTTGACGGCAGCCGTTTAAGCAAAATGTACCGGGAAAATATCGGTGAAGAGGAGATTCTCAGTGAGCTCCGCACCATTCTGCCGCGTTATGCGAAAGAGCGCGAGGAAGGCGAACACTTTGGAGATTTCGTCATCCGTGCGGGCATTATTAAAGCGACAACAGACGGAACGAATTTTCACGAATAA